The Solanum pennellii chromosome 7, SPENNV200 DNA segment CGTTTTACATTGAGGTGAGTGGTGACCGTTCAATTTTTAGACCTATAAAAGAAGGTTATGCAGAgaataaaagacataaaaaaaaaatctccaaaCAACTATTAGTCATTAGAATATCTTGTTCTTCTATTGTATCGCGTTCttgatgttttatttcaaagtaGATGAACTTGAtcaattaatttgttttatttacgCTAAAAAAAGTCTTTACGATCTATATATATACCATTAGtacattataaataaaatttcactaTCTATTGAAAGCCAAAACATGCACTTTTCGATTTCTAGGCAGACAGGGTGGAGTAAGAGAGGTGCATGGGGTTAtagtaaaatatatgtaaaatagggcaaacattaattatttttgccTATATTAAAGTTGTTAAATTCCTATATTTGATTGACAATATGTATATTTGAAAGTGTCCCACAAATAATTGAGATGAATAAGTGGATTCAAAAACTATGGAagactaattaatttttatgattaacaAGAGTGGTAGTTACAAAACAGtataagaaaatacaaattttgCTATTTATAGGAATCCAATCATCTATTTTTGTAAGCCCACAATGAGCATCTTGACAACCCATAATTCCTAGCATGGTGGGACTTTTGTCACTTTtagataacaaaaataaaattattattattattatgaggctgcaattttttcaaaaagtattaATCTATTATCAGCCAATCTAGTTTTATATGCTGATTTTTTATACTCAAACCATGTAAATTCTTTGTACAAACTACTATCTTCTCCTTCCATTAGTGATGCCAATGGTGCTATTTTTTCACTCAATGGTGGTCCTCCAAAATATATCATTGATAGTCTTGATTTCACACTATTTGCCAATACCCTATGCTTCACACTCTTAAACCTTCCATTAGTCATAACCTGCGATCGAAATCAAACCGAACAATTCaggatttaagttatatatatcgATGGTATAAAGAATTGTTAGTACTCAATAAGTTGTTGATTCTTGTGTCAGAGTCAAATATCTACATATGACATTTTAGGTGTGGAATCCTCCAGACAACAACATAAAGTGCAAATAAacaatgtacctgcaatgagtCACCAACATTGACGAAGAAAGAATTTTCATCAGGTGGGACAGAGATCCAGTGTCCATCTTTCAGTAATATTTGGAGCCCCGAAGTGTTATTGGATCTTAATATCGATATGATTTGTGGGTCAGTATGTTCTCCAAATCCAAtcaaatcattattattattattattattatcgttCAATCGTTCAATCTCTGAGCATGGCGGATAGTGATTCAACCTGAAAACGGAGTCGCTATTTTTGTCCATCAAAAGCTTACTGAAAACATTCGTCGGATAAATCTTTAATCCCTCCGCCAACATTTCAAGAATATCACAGGACATTTTCTTCACTGCTGAAACATAATCATTAACCGCAGACCTGCAATTACAATAACAAATATCAAGAAATGATGAAAACACGAATCAGGACTTTAATGAAATTACTCTGTTTTCCTCTGTTTCCCCCTGTTTTTCCCTCTGTTTTCCCCTGTTTTGCTCTGTTTTAGTGTCTTACCGAATGTTTTCTGGATTGACACCTAATATAGATGCAAATTTCTGGTAATTGAATTCAGAATTTGTCGATACGAGGATGTGTTCGACCCAACCACAATCGCCATTTGTTCCGATTTGTTTATTGCCATAGCCAAAAGGATCAGCAGGCCCTGCTTTTAGCTTCTCAGAGAGGGGAGAGGAGAAGAATTTGATGGCTTCGGATTCGAGTTTACTCATGAATTCCATAGGGACATCatggtttatgattttgaagaatccGAATTCTTCGCAGGCATTAACGATGAGGTTTTTGGAGTCGGGTTTAGAGAGGTCAATCAATGGAACACCATTAAAGAATGAGGTTTGTTTGGACAAGATCACCATGGTTGATTTTGGTAAGTGTTAGGTTGTCAAGTATTTGGTTGTATGTATAGGAATGGATGAGTATTTATAGGGAATTTTGAGTCCTAAACCCCACGTCCACACTATGGAGCATACGCAGGATTTTACGTAAGCGTGTCAAACTAGTAAATAAATTAGGTGATCAAAGGTAAGTTGCTCGGTTGCTAAGCAATTAAATCCCCATATTCAATAAGATCCTAAGTTTGAGTTATcaaaaaaggcaaaaaaaaaaaaaaataacgtaTAAAAAAACTACATAAATAATTGGTTTTATTTGTCGTTGAGGTCTTGGACTTTGAGATCCTATTGCTTCGTTTCGATATTAATGTTTTTGAGTTATATTAGTGATATTAAGCGAATTGTAGAAATTATTGTATCTCTGATACATAACTATTTTTGAAAACTCACATTATATTTCGTAGTTATCCAGACTATCGTAATGTTTGATTAGTCAGCCTCAAATTATTGGCTTTTTCTAAGAATTTCCTAATATTATTGTCCAAACGATGTTAGCTTAtcataaatatctaaaattttcTGCTGACAGTTTTGGATGACACCACTTTATTTAATTCGCACCATATTTTCAGATGAAACTTTTTTGCATTCATGTATGTTCTATATGAAATTTCATCACTTGCCAACATGTattgtttttaatatatgaCTTTCAATGTGAAATTGATCGgttttatgaagaaaaaaaaaatgacgaTAATTATATTAACCAATCTATGTATTCCTATAAATAGTAAGACGATAGGAACAACCTAAAGTAACTCTTAAACCATATGAATTTACAATACTCTTATCCATTTTAACAAATGaagaattttatatattttttacaatgcctttaatattaaattaactacataaattaataatagtgtcgtaaaatatcattaataagaTTAGTTTAATTAAATACACTTCTAttaagatttttttgaaaaatatatcagATCAACACATCAAACATGACACTTtcctaattaaattatttgccAATTAATAAAGAGAGTGAAAAATGCTCCAAACATAATTGATTTGCTATTTAAGTAGTAGATGAAAGGGCCACATTTTTAATAGTCAGATCAAATAGAAGTTTATAGGTACAGTAAAGGGATACACTTGGTCTAATCAATtgtaacaaattaaatatatatatcacatcTATACATTTAATACtataacatattaatataatcgatcataacttatttatatttattatattcatcttaaattatgttataaatCATAAAGATTAATTCTGAGCCCCACAACAACTTTTTCATGTCAACTTTCTAGTCTGAATCATGCTGAATATTcacttaaaagttaaaactaataaaattgtTCTCAAAATAAAACATGTACAGGAAATTAATTCATTATCACCACTGTcctaactataaaaaaaaaaaaagaatttcagcatgtatttttgtttttaacgTTTTACTTATTATGAATCAAgttattataatatgttttgctTCCCAAGAAAAAGATATTGTGTTCTTTTTAGGACGTAAAGAATGTGTTTAAAAACAAGTTCACATTATGTATTCCGTTTACTTACTCAACTAATTAAGTAATCCCagattatatttaatttaattaattaatttagcaagaTTTGATCCACTGATTATGACTTTTAAGTAAGCcttaactttaaattattttttctattcaacaTTGGTAGGCATTTGATATGACACCTTCTAAAATTGTTAATGCTGCATAAAAAGTAATTGCTTTCAAAATtacctataataataatatcatttgTCTAAATATTTTGTTCATGTCTTACCTGACTTCTTATGTTGTATAGGATACATGTGTTGATCTGTTTCTTTTGTAAGGACtcgtttatgtattatgtcggAGATTTATTTTGGTGATGGTCCATAGAGAGGAGGAGTCAACTTCAGCTGAGTAGTCAGTCAAATCCATTTGGATGATGGGATCCCTTGGTTTCCCCTTCCCCATGTTTTCTCTTCTGGGCTATTCTTCTTCCCATATTCTCCTGTTTTTTCCCtatctttttcaaatttaatgcTCTGTTATCATCACCAATTAAACattgtcttttcattttcaaaataaatgctctcattcaaaaatatcatgtattttaaacttatatttttatagtttatttactctttactttaACATGTGTTTGTagcccaaaaaaaaagaattaaacatGTTAAAGGTCATACATTAATACTGACCGGTTAAGAATTCGCATGTTTAGAAAATACATGCAACTAAAATTATGATACTGAAATGGATGTAAAAgcatataaaaagaaataagaattgATTTATGATGGACCTAGGTCTTTTAACGGTGAAAGGAACGAAATGACGGAAATGAGTGAAATTGAGACTAGTGAAAGGATGACCTTTGGAGGTGTGTGTTGGCGTGCACGTGTGGATATTCATGTGGGATTTTAATATACACATGGATGCCATATAATTCTTTCGTTAAATAGAAAGGTAAGTGTGGTCCAACACTTAGAAGATAAGGGTCTTTTTAGTcgaaatataatttaagaatatacttaatctattttaaatagtttaaaaatagttttgagcatttttcattatatatatattcagtCAAATACGATcatataaactaaaaaaaaagttattttttaattattaaaatcaaaacTACACGTATTAAAAGCACACCCTACCACATAAAAGTGTCACGTCAACACTTTTATATATTATCGAGGAGAGaccaataaattttatcaataatatcattAGCTTTTTATTATTCGTCAATTACATTCATAGTATCCATAAAATTATCATTCTCATTTTTTATACCCatcaaaattatgatatttgtttttgaaaatatgattAGACACTGTGGGTCCCTTGAGCTGACGTGGAACATTGTTATTCTCAAAATCCAATATTAGTGTTTTTCCACTCCAATATATCTTCCATATGTCTAAATTCATCCCtccattttcaaaaatattctattataaatcataaaatcGCTAcacgaaaataatttttagtgtatattaattaatgataatcattatattttataaatattcttaaaacataacgatattaaatttaataatatttaattgataagattttcacatttttttgtaaatttatatatatttattgcgataaaaaaatgtatttttttttgtagcgAATTAAGTGGAGGATATTATGTTAGAATTGATATTGTTGACCTTATGAACTCATTGTTATACATTTGATGTGAAACTCTTCATTTGCTTTTTGAAATATGTTTGATGTGAAGTATGTGAGTGGAGAGGGGCATATTTGCTCCACCTTGGTTATTGTAAGGATATTTTGTGccaaaaagtaaatgaaatgtataattagtttatttcaatAGTTTCAGGGCCTATATATTTGTTTCATTTGGTTAATGATAGAGGCATTTTTGTGACAAAATGCAAACAAGGGGGTGTATATTCTACTTCAATAGTGTAGGGGCATTTGACCTTCTctgttttttttgaaatcttttcgTTATTCTTTGAACGAGTACTAGATCATAAACTCTTTTTTTGCGCATGAATAACtcataaattaaactatatctGAGATGTATGTTTAGTGCGATGGACTCAATTTAGAAGGCATTGGGAGAGATAATTGATTTCTGGCCTCCTCTATGAAATACCTTTTATTGTATTAATTCAGTCACCCATAGATATTCttgttatcttttttttttcctctcatTATGGTAGAACAGAAATTGGTCACATTTGGGACTCATAATTTGGTTTGGCTTAGGTGCATTTCATTGTTCCCTTATTTGGGGGATGTATGCTCCATTTTTAGGCCTTCTAGTGTCAAATGACATCAAGAAGCAACAATTATTACTTTCTCAGACCTAATAAaacatacaaatttaatttaccGAATATTcggaataaattaaaattaggtAAATTATTACACcacttttaatatatagaagtttagtaatttgaattaaattaatcTTAACTATTAAACCATGATGATATAATTTATGTCAATTTCCAATTGGTTTGAAAGGAGGGAAAATGTGTTACTTAAAACAATGGgtatataagaagaaaaaagacctatcttttttatttatgggAATTTGACTGATTGAGACCTAAGTGAGTATGACATGCAACTAATTGATTTTTCTATACTTATGAATCATTTAATTCTGGTAAAGGTATATCATCAAATGATAATTGAAACTTTTGGTTCAACATTATTATTAATGATGGAATTGGGCTTAATTAAacattgaaaattatataatgtcTTTCCAACTAATAAAAGCtacttgttcaaaattttatttacaattATTGTTTAAAAAGGAGTAGTGAGCATGAGGCTTGTGTAACTAGACAAAAATGACCATGAACGGTATTTAATACttaattactattaaatatgtatttttagcgacaattgtcactctttctatatgtccctaaagtcttaagcgacattggttctaatgacacttaactaatgccggtaaagactttaacactctttattagtgtcaatatttaatatcgctaaaagttatttttgttatagtgtgtTGGAACATTTTACCTAGTGTGAGACATGACTTAAAAGGTGTGTTTGGTAGGAAAATAAAAGTTCGTAAAATGTCATCAGTTGATAGttagattttaaaatatcaatattgttAACTTTTTAACTTGAAATTGCTAATATTACTACTTAATGAAtcaaatatatctttttaaaatatagatgtattttttcttttcactttaaACACTTTTTTGTCCTTCACCATTTTCAAAACTATCAACGTCCTTTgcaggtttttatttttttaaatgatcatTGTGCCAGGGTTGACTTTTGCGCACCTCAATTagttttatgtgatatttgtCATATTCCACCAGTAGCAAATATCACGTAATTCTATTCACCCAGGCTAGAACATATGAAAAGTATCACCTTGTATTTTTTGTCTCTACTAAGTTTTAAACATAAGACCTTAGGGTTCTTAATCTTTCATTGACTACTAGTTTACACCCTTGGCTGCGTCCTTGACAGGCTTGAATGCTCACGACTCACTGCGTCCTTGACAGGCTTGAATGCTCACAACTCACGAGCGAGTACTTCTTTACACATAGAACTTGTAACAAGTGTAAAGACATCCAAAATAACGATGTATCAACATAATATGAGTTAGATATACGCTATGATAATGtgctataaatatattattttagcctaatatcaaatatatatcatGACTAGTCTTGTATAAACatagcttcttcttttttcctagCTTTTAATATGAAAAACTTTATTCGCACACCTAACAATATCTTGTATCGAATCCAAGGtgagttttaaaaataaatgacttcTAAAACTCTTGTTACATGTCGAAATCAAGATTATCAATGAATGTGAAACCATTGACCATTCCTATCCATGAATAAttcttagttagttaattaaaagTGATTGTTTTGTTAGTTCAAAAGTCTTGTTATATAAAGATGTGATTAAATAATATGTAGAAAAGGACGTGTAACTTACAAATGTGTGCATATTGAGTTATATTAGGATTGATTGATACCGCAACGTACACTAATTGCAATTATTAGGAAACCTTACTTAAATAAGTGAGATTTATTTGGCACATTTTCTTCATAAACGGCAAGCCAAAAAAGATATTAAGGAAATGATGTGACAAATTAATTTCCACAAAATGttcaaaaaaaactttaaaaaaatacttattaaaaaaaaagtagtaccAGCAGAAGATGATTCAAGATTTAATGTTTGTTGATATATACattattcttaaaattaatatacaacaataatcaaattaacatataaatatttatagatatatgatgaatgttttaatatttatataaataatttttgacaaaaaatattgagaacATTCAAGCATTTATAGATATACAGTGAACTACGTTCAAGCATTTCTTTTGATTAAGTTTTTCTCATTAATTCATGCAATTGgtcaattttaaataatcatatcTTTTTGAATATTAACAATCGCTAGGTGTCATATGTTCTATCTAATTAAAGCCCTATAAGCCTTTTTTATAATGTCATCAAGTTTACATCAATAAGAATTTGTAGTAAAAAATTATGGCTATTTTATCAGAGACATGATCAACACTCAACAGAGAATATCAAAAGATTTTTATCGCTTAACCATTGTTGAATCGcttatataactaataaatatttttaattaataattaatttttctctttaataatacataaactcgtagattatattaaagaaagTTACAAGGGACATTGAATGAAAATATGGTTGATAAATCTTTGAGACCCCCCTTAGTCCCTTTCATGATCTTCTAATTTTGGTCAAAAAGGAAAGTTCCACATACCCCACCCCCCACTGCACCTCCTTCGAATTGTCACGTTTGTAACTGACTACTCtcaaatattgtattatttatattttatgttttgtgcaGATAAAAAAAGTATGATGTTTCAGCTCAACTAACTCAaagaatgattttaaaaaaataataaaaagtagaaAGATTTTGTCCATCTTTAATGTTCACATCCAATGTATTCAAAATCTATCACTAAATTTAGAACATCATGAAAAAGAGTTGTCGTAATAGTACTTATTGTTCTCCGTCCCATTTTGTAGATATTGTATTTATGACTTATTAGAatttttgttgatgatttaaaaaaaataaagaatatgtaTATAGAAAAAGTTAATTAAGAGAATTCGTTGTCTCTTATATATATACCCGAAAAAGAAATTGACAGCATATTATATGATTTACATATACAACgtaaattttcttttagaacCTTTTTTTTGTATTAGGTTATCTACTTATATTATGTTTTCTCCATTGAGACTTTTGctataacaatttttaaaaatccaaaaaattgaCCATAAATTTATTGCTTTAGGATCAAATTATGTAATCGTGAAGGAATATGAAATGGGCCATGGGTTGTATTGGGGGGTCCAAAAATAGGTGGTAGTCTAGGTCAATGTATAGTTTGTTGTTAATAAGACATTGACTTCTAACTAGtgacataataaaaattttcaccAAGAATGTTCAAACTTTAGATAGTAAATtcgaaaataataaattatcctACATGAGTTCAAACTTGGGCACTATATATGTAGAGCACATTGCATATCCTTGTTACTGCGCTACAAGTCTCCATTGGTTCTAAGGATTTTCggaaatacaataaatatatcattataaagtaatatttgatatatattgtaATTCAATGAAGGATGCATATCTAATTGGATATCCTGACATCACCATAGTTCCGCCGCTGCTTCTGGCATGACCAAACATAGTTTATCTACATATGTATACAACAACATAAGTTTAATTAATAGGTCGTTGTATTACGTATATATTGGGATAACTTTGGTCAGTTTCATTATCCGattattaattgttattatatcATCACTAGAGGTGGCAAATGAGCGGGTTAA contains these protein-coding regions:
- the LOC107024448 gene encoding gibberellin 2-beta-dioxygenase 1-like is translated as MVILSKQTSFFNGVPLIDLSKPDSKNLIVNACEEFGFFKIINHDVPMEFMSKLESEAIKFFSSPLSEKLKAGPADPFGYGNKQIGTNGDCGWVEHILVSTNSEFNYQKFASILGVNPENIRSAVNDYVSAVKKMSCDILEMLAEGLKIYPTNVFSKLLMDKNSDSVFRLNHYPPCSEIERLNDNNNNNNNDLIGFGEHTDPQIISILRSNNTSGLQILLKDGHWISVPPDENSFFVNVGDSLQVMTNGRFKSVKHRVLANSVKSRLSMIYFGGPPLSEKIAPLASLMEGEDSSLYKEFTWFEYKKSAYKTRLADNRLILFEKIAAS